Proteins from one Deinococcus actinosclerus genomic window:
- a CDS encoding metallophosphoesterase, whose amino-acid sequence MRVYAIADLHLAFCTPKPMTVFGPQWAGHPQAIFDEWRTTVQDGDLVLLPGDLSWAMRLPEAMQDLAPVAALPGTKVLLRGNHDYWWPTASKLRAALPEGMLAVVNDAVRVGNVVVCGSRGWITPGFEALGADDQRLLDREAERLSLSVQAARTLRQPGDHLILMLHYPPATPPYPANPITRVIDDARPDLIVYGHLHGVAPERAMRHVNGVPAHLVAADGLKFRPRLLLDTHA is encoded by the coding sequence ATGCGCGTGTACGCGATAGCCGACCTGCACCTCGCCTTCTGCACCCCGAAACCCATGACGGTGTTCGGGCCGCAGTGGGCCGGTCATCCGCAGGCGATCTTCGACGAGTGGCGCACCACTGTGCAGGACGGGGATCTGGTGCTGCTGCCCGGTGACCTGTCCTGGGCGATGCGGCTGCCCGAGGCGATGCAGGACCTCGCGCCGGTCGCCGCGTTGCCCGGCACGAAGGTGCTGCTGCGCGGCAACCACGACTACTGGTGGCCGACCGCCTCGAAACTCCGCGCGGCCCTCCCGGAGGGCATGCTGGCGGTCGTGAACGACGCCGTGCGCGTGGGGAACGTCGTCGTGTGCGGCTCACGCGGCTGGATCACGCCCGGCTTCGAGGCCCTCGGTGCGGACGACCAGCGCCTGCTGGACCGCGAGGCCGAGCGTCTCAGCCTGAGCGTGCAGGCCGCCCGCACCCTCCGGCAACCCGGCGACCACCTGATCCTGATGCTGCACTACCCCCCGGCCACCCCGCCGTACCCGGCCAACCCGATCACCCGCGTGATCGACGACGCCCGGCCCGACCTGATCGTGTACGGGCACCTGCACGGCGTCGCGCCCGAACGCGCCATGCGGCACGTGAACGGCGTCCCAGCGCATCTGGTCGCGGCGGACGGCCTGAAATTCCGGCCCCGGCTGCTGCTCGACACCCACGCCTGA
- the icd gene encoding NADP-dependent isocitrate dehydrogenase gives MDKHITVPAQGEKITMKDGKLHVPNHPVIPFVEGDGTGPDIWRASVRVLDAAVEIAYGGERKIEWMEVYAGEKSVNVYGEGEWLPQGTLDAFNEYLFGIKGPLTTPVGGGIRSINVALRQELDLYACVRPVQYFDGVPSPVKRPQDVDMVIFRENTEDIYAGIEYKAGTPEADKVREFLVGEMGVNKIRFPDSSSFGVKPVSKEGTERLVRAAIQYAVDNGRKSVALVHKGNIMKFTEGGFRDWGYELAKREFGAVEIDGGPWCQLPNGIVIKDVIADNFLQQILLRPTDYDVIATLNLNGDYVSDALAAQVGGIGIAPGANINYVTGHAIFEATHGTAPKYAGKDVINPSSVILSGEMMLRYMGWTEAADLILKGLDDTIQQKVVTYDFARNMEGATEVKTSVFGDKIIENMKARKA, from the coding sequence ATGGATAAGCACATCACGGTGCCCGCGCAGGGCGAGAAGATCACGATGAAAGACGGCAAGCTGCACGTGCCGAACCACCCCGTCATTCCCTTCGTGGAAGGCGACGGCACCGGCCCCGACATCTGGCGCGCCAGCGTCCGCGTGCTCGACGCGGCGGTCGAGATCGCCTACGGCGGCGAGCGCAAGATCGAGTGGATGGAAGTCTACGCCGGCGAGAAGAGCGTGAACGTCTACGGCGAGGGCGAGTGGCTGCCGCAGGGCACGCTGGACGCCTTCAACGAGTACCTGTTCGGCATCAAGGGCCCGCTGACCACCCCGGTCGGCGGCGGCATCCGCTCGATCAACGTGGCGCTGCGCCAGGAACTCGACCTGTACGCCTGCGTGCGCCCCGTGCAGTACTTCGACGGCGTGCCCAGCCCCGTCAAGCGTCCCCAGGACGTGGACATGGTGATCTTCCGCGAGAACACCGAGGACATCTACGCCGGGATCGAGTACAAGGCCGGCACGCCCGAGGCCGACAAGGTCCGCGAGTTCCTGGTGGGCGAGATGGGCGTGAACAAGATCCGCTTCCCGGACAGCTCCTCCTTCGGCGTGAAGCCCGTGTCGAAGGAAGGCACCGAGCGCCTCGTGCGCGCCGCGATCCAGTACGCCGTGGACAACGGCCGCAAGAGCGTCGCCCTCGTGCACAAGGGCAACATCATGAAGTTCACGGAAGGCGGCTTCCGCGACTGGGGCTACGAGCTCGCCAAGCGTGAATTCGGCGCCGTGGAGATCGACGGCGGCCCCTGGTGCCAGCTGCCGAACGGCATCGTCATCAAGGACGTCATCGCCGACAACTTCCTCCAGCAGATCCTGCTGCGCCCCACCGACTACGACGTGATCGCCACGCTGAACCTGAACGGCGACTACGTCAGCGACGCGCTGGCCGCGCAGGTCGGCGGGATCGGCATCGCCCCCGGCGCGAACATCAACTACGTGACCGGCCACGCCATCTTCGAGGCGACCCACGGCACCGCGCCCAAGTACGCCGGCAAGGACGTCATCAACCCCAGCTCCGTGATCCTCAGCGGCGAGATGATGCTGCGCTACATGGGCTGGACCGAGGCCGCCGACCTGATCCTCAAGGGTCTGGACGACACCATCCAGCAGAAGGTCGTGACCTACGACTTCGCCCGCAACATGGAGGGCGCGACCGAAGTGAAGACCAGCGTCTTCGGGGACAAAATCATCGAGAACATGAAGGCCCGCAAGGCCTGA
- a CDS encoding NUDIX domain-containing protein produces the protein MFRRKKDFYVNARAVIERSGERGPEVLLQVRAKPGEPRTLELPGGQLDPFESIPAALRREVLEETGLTVTAFLDDPHDTTSSAPGGDVECLTPAFVYQTTRGPVDSVGFFFRVRASGEPLTRGDHAEAPRWVPVRDLRTQVQTRPGDFNWLTLAALRHLDAHAWADA, from the coding sequence ATGTTCCGCCGGAAGAAGGACTTCTACGTGAACGCCCGCGCGGTCATCGAGCGCAGCGGCGAGCGCGGGCCCGAGGTGCTCCTGCAGGTGCGCGCCAAGCCCGGCGAGCCCCGCACGCTGGAACTCCCCGGCGGGCAGCTCGACCCCTTCGAGTCCATCCCGGCCGCCCTGCGCCGCGAGGTGCTGGAGGAGACCGGCCTGACTGTCACCGCCTTCCTGGATGACCCGCACGACACCACCTCCAGCGCGCCCGGCGGGGACGTGGAGTGCCTGACGCCCGCCTTCGTGTACCAGACGACGCGCGGCCCGGTGGACAGCGTGGGCTTTTTCTTCCGCGTGCGGGCCAGCGGCGAACCCCTGACCCGCGGTGACCATGCCGAGGCGCCCCGCTGGGTCCCGGTGCGCGACCTGCGCACCCAGGTGCAGACCCGCCCCGGGGACTTCAACTGGCTGACCCTCGCCGCGCTGCGCCACCTGGACGCACACGCCTGGGCGGACGCATGA
- a CDS encoding transcriptional regulator, whose translation MTGETPPADAPQEYTGPVVAIPVYAGVSELELGVMVSVLRLCGGEGCVRTVNRSRASIVTAGGLVSTPHVLFAALPEPAALLIPGGPGAAKAARDPLLQGFLRAHAALTTGTGGSGLLLPGEAGTLDGRVLGGPAELADTLWGFTPADVRPGEVVTDGALCSAPAGFAALHATLHVASALWGEQAARDAAERLGGSLLLG comes from the coding sequence ATGACCGGCGAGACGCCGCCCGCCGACGCGCCGCAGGAGTACACCGGGCCGGTCGTGGCGATTCCCGTGTACGCGGGCGTCAGTGAACTGGAACTGGGCGTGATGGTGTCGGTGCTGCGCCTGTGCGGCGGTGAGGGCTGCGTGCGGACCGTGAACCGCTCACGGGCCAGTATCGTCACGGCGGGCGGGCTGGTCAGCACCCCGCACGTGCTGTTCGCGGCGCTGCCGGAACCCGCCGCCCTCTTGATTCCCGGCGGGCCGGGCGCGGCGAAGGCGGCGCGTGATCCGCTGCTCCAGGGGTTCCTGCGGGCGCACGCGGCCCTGACCACCGGCACCGGCGGCAGCGGACTGCTCCTGCCGGGCGAGGCGGGCACCCTGGACGGGCGCGTCCTGGGCGGCCCGGCCGAACTGGCGGACACGCTGTGGGGCTTCACCCCGGCGGACGTGCGACCCGGCGAGGTCGTCACGGACGGCGCGCTGTGTTCCGCCCCGGCGGGCTTCGCGGCGCTGCACGCGACGCTGCACGTCGCGTCGGCCCTGTGGGGAGAGCAGGCCGCCCGGGACGCGGCGGAGCGGCTGGGCGGCTCTCTCCTGCTGGGTTAG
- the msrA gene encoding peptide-methionine (S)-S-oxide reductase MsrA → MTSATTGMQQAILAGGCFWCTEAVLKDVRGVQKIESGYIGGHTPNPDYRSVCNGSTGHAEAVRVTFDPALVSYKDLLGLFFATHDPTSLNRQGADVGTQYRSAVFPLTPEQEAQTREVIADLTAQDVFGKPIVTTIEPAGEFFLAEDYHQNYYENNPRQPYCMAVIAPKVSKMRQYYSDRLRA, encoded by the coding sequence ATGACAAGTGCGACGACAGGCATGCAGCAGGCGATTCTGGCCGGAGGCTGCTTCTGGTGCACGGAGGCCGTCCTGAAGGACGTGCGCGGCGTGCAGAAGATCGAGAGCGGCTACATCGGCGGGCACACGCCCAACCCCGACTACCGCAGCGTGTGCAACGGCTCGACCGGGCACGCCGAGGCGGTGCGCGTCACCTTCGACCCGGCGCTGGTGTCCTACAAGGACCTGCTGGGGCTGTTCTTCGCCACGCACGATCCCACCAGCCTGAACCGCCAGGGCGCGGACGTGGGCACCCAGTACCGCAGCGCCGTGTTCCCCCTGACCCCCGAGCAGGAAGCGCAGACGCGTGAGGTGATCGCCGACCTGACCGCGCAGGACGTGTTCGGCAAGCCCATCGTGACGACCATCGAGCCCGCCGGCGAGTTCTTCTTGGCCGAGGACTACCACCAGAACTACTACGAGAACAACCCGCGCCAGCCGTACTGCATGGCCGTCATCGCGCCCAAGGTGTCGAAGATGCGCCAGTACTACAGCGACCGCCTGCGCGCGTAA
- a CDS encoding carbohydrate ABC transporter permease: MPETTLPQTALVSDPHAQLAAQLKAQRQRRERLRNAAAYAVLILIALIMLYPFYWTLVTSLEPTGNIYEAKILPTALSLRNYLEVFSGTTVPFWRLILNSVIICVLGVTFTTTLATLAAYPLARMRFPGRDLIFYSILILMVLPNEAGLIVNYITTIKLGLLAQTSPLADAARQYLAVVLPGAASIVGLFLLRQAYLGIPQELIEAARIDGARELTIWRRIMLPLATPTIAAFAILEFVAYWNSFLWARVMLPDKNMLPLSAGLLELSGTFSTNSRAVMAGAVITIIPILIVFLMGQKYFMKGLEGAVKG, from the coding sequence ATGCCTGAGACCACCCTGCCCCAGACCGCCCTGGTCAGCGACCCGCACGCGCAGCTGGCCGCGCAGCTCAAAGCCCAGCGTCAGCGCCGCGAACGCCTGCGCAACGCCGCCGCGTACGCCGTGCTGATCCTCATCGCGCTGATCATGCTCTACCCGTTCTACTGGACGCTCGTGACGTCCCTGGAACCCACCGGGAACATCTACGAGGCGAAGATCCTCCCCACCGCCCTCAGCCTGCGCAACTATCTGGAGGTCTTCAGCGGCACCACCGTCCCCTTCTGGCGGCTGATCCTGAATTCCGTGATCATCTGCGTCCTGGGCGTGACCTTCACCACGACCCTCGCCACGCTCGCCGCGTACCCGCTGGCCCGCATGCGTTTCCCCGGCCGCGACCTGATCTTCTACTCCATCCTGATCCTGATGGTGCTGCCCAACGAGGCCGGGCTGATCGTCAACTACATCACCACCATCAAACTGGGCCTGCTGGCGCAGACCAGTCCGCTGGCGGACGCCGCGCGGCAGTACCTCGCGGTCGTGCTGCCCGGCGCGGCCAGTATCGTGGGCCTGTTCCTGCTGCGCCAGGCGTACCTGGGTATCCCGCAGGAACTCATCGAGGCGGCCCGCATCGACGGCGCGCGCGAACTCACCATCTGGCGCCGCATCATGCTGCCACTGGCGACCCCCACCATCGCCGCGTTCGCCATCCTGGAATTCGTGGCGTACTGGAACTCGTTCCTGTGGGCGCGCGTCATGCTGCCCGACAAGAACATGCTCCCGCTCTCGGCGGGCCTGCTGGAACTGTCCGGCACGTTCAGCACGAACTCCCGCGCCGTCATGGCGGGCGCCGTCATCACGATCATCCCCATCCTGATCGTGTTCCTGATGGGCCAGAAGTACTTCATGAAAGGCCTGGAAGGCGCGGTCAAGGGCTGA
- a CDS encoding carbohydrate ABC transporter permease: MTTKGRRVSRREQHRIGGTGASVTVRNTLIAYAFMLPFLILLVVYHTWPVIFGSYLAFTKYNIISPPQWVGLANFRELFADEQFWSGLRNSLKYVLVVPVIQVISILVALLVNRPLRGIGFFRTAYYVPVVTSFAVVGLIWSWLYKQGGAVNSVLMGLGLMRGDHSLLDNPATALFAVMFVTLWKGIGYYMVLYLAGLQGISRELEEAATIDGATRSQVFWNITLPGLRPTILVCSLLSTISAIKVFEELYVMTPNGYPAGSTYSALMYSFSKAFGGDFNFGLAAAASMVVAVVSILFGLINFRLTKGGRSDA, translated from the coding sequence ATGACCACAAAGGGGCGGCGCGTTTCTCGCCGCGAACAACACCGCATCGGCGGCACCGGCGCGTCTGTCACGGTGCGCAACACCCTGATCGCGTACGCGTTCATGCTGCCGTTCCTGATCCTGCTCGTCGTGTACCACACCTGGCCCGTGATCTTCGGGTCGTACCTGGCGTTCACGAAGTACAACATCATCAGCCCGCCGCAGTGGGTGGGGCTGGCGAATTTCCGCGAACTGTTCGCCGACGAGCAGTTCTGGTCGGGCCTGCGCAACAGCCTCAAGTACGTACTGGTCGTGCCGGTCATCCAGGTCATCTCGATCCTGGTGGCGCTGCTCGTGAACCGCCCGCTGCGCGGCATCGGCTTCTTCCGCACCGCGTACTACGTGCCGGTCGTGACGAGCTTCGCGGTGGTCGGCCTGATCTGGTCGTGGCTGTACAAGCAGGGCGGCGCCGTGAACAGCGTCCTGATGGGCCTGGGCCTGATGCGCGGCGACCACAGCCTGCTCGACAACCCCGCCACGGCGCTGTTCGCGGTGATGTTCGTGACCCTCTGGAAGGGCATCGGGTACTACATGGTGCTGTACCTCGCGGGCCTCCAGGGCATCAGCCGGGAACTGGAGGAAGCCGCCACCATCGACGGCGCCACCCGCTCGCAGGTGTTCTGGAACATCACCCTGCCGGGCCTGCGCCCCACCATCCTGGTGTGCAGCCTGCTGTCCACGATCAGCGCCATCAAGGTGTTCGAGGAACTGTACGTCATGACGCCCAACGGCTACCCGGCGGGCAGCACGTACTCCGCGCTGATGTACTCGTTCTCCAAGGCGTTCGGAGGGGATTTCAACTTCGGGCTGGCCGCCGCCGCCAGCATGGTCGTCGCGGTGGTCAGCATCCTGTTCGGCCTGATCAACTTCCGCCTGACCAAAGGAGGCCGCAGCGATGCCTGA
- a CDS encoding FAD-dependent oxidoreductase: MTLTYRTLDREWDVIVAGGGTAGAIAGIAAARSGARTLVVEAQGSLGGTGTNAWVTPLMRNVADGQNLNRGLTEELKARLRARGDGATDPSGNDNWFNPEGLKFVLDDLLREAGAEVLFHTQVVQPVMAGSRIEALVVHNKGGLQALRARTFIDATGDADVAAMAGVPMSGGDEDGVHQAMSLRFTLAGVDVTRLRAFLTASGQGQDHPDFLHFWMVWGRRSSLEPLFRQAVESGVLLERDGDYFQAFSVPGRPGELSFNCPRIRADLHDGTDPWQLSGAQLDGRQAITRLTAFCRAFLPGCEHAFIGVVAPMIGVRETRRIHGEYTLTVTDILDCARFPDGICRNHYPVDIHSVRGGAKLLHEREGAAPYFAPGAFHDIPLRAIIPLNVTNLLVPGRAASSTFEAQSSIRVQQNCHSMGEAAGIAAAWAARDHAGEVRAVSPDDLRAELTARGALV; encoded by the coding sequence ATGACCCTGACCTACCGCACGCTGGACCGCGAGTGGGACGTGATCGTCGCCGGGGGCGGCACCGCCGGGGCCATTGCAGGCATTGCCGCCGCCCGCAGCGGGGCGCGCACGCTGGTCGTCGAGGCGCAGGGCAGCCTGGGTGGCACCGGCACGAACGCCTGGGTCACGCCGCTGATGCGCAACGTCGCCGACGGGCAGAACCTCAACCGGGGCCTGACCGAGGAACTCAAGGCCCGCCTGCGGGCGCGCGGCGACGGCGCGACCGACCCGTCCGGGAACGACAACTGGTTCAACCCGGAGGGCCTGAAGTTCGTGCTGGACGACCTGCTGCGCGAGGCGGGGGCGGAGGTGCTGTTCCACACCCAGGTCGTGCAGCCCGTCATGGCCGGGTCGCGGATCGAGGCGCTGGTCGTGCATAACAAGGGCGGATTGCAGGCCCTGCGCGCCCGGACGTTCATCGACGCGACTGGCGACGCGGACGTGGCGGCAATGGCGGGCGTGCCCATGAGCGGCGGGGACGAGGACGGCGTGCATCAGGCCATGAGCCTGCGCTTCACGCTGGCCGGCGTGGACGTGACCCGCCTGCGTGCCTTCCTGACTGCCAGCGGCCAAGGGCAGGACCATCCGGACTTCCTGCACTTCTGGATGGTCTGGGGCCGCCGCAGCAGCCTCGAACCCCTCTTCCGGCAGGCGGTCGAGAGCGGCGTGCTGCTGGAACGCGACGGGGACTACTTCCAGGCGTTCAGCGTGCCAGGCCGCCCCGGTGAACTCAGCTTCAACTGCCCGCGCATCCGCGCCGACCTGCACGACGGCACCGACCCCTGGCAGCTCAGCGGGGCGCAGCTGGACGGCCGGCAGGCCATCACGCGCCTCACGGCGTTCTGCCGCGCGTTCCTGCCCGGCTGCGAGCACGCGTTCATCGGCGTGGTCGCCCCGATGATCGGCGTGCGCGAGACCCGGCGCATCCACGGGGAGTACACGCTGACCGTCACGGACATCCTCGACTGCGCCCGCTTCCCGGACGGCATCTGCCGCAATCATTACCCGGTGGACATCCACTCGGTCAGGGGGGGCGCGAAACTGCTGCACGAACGTGAGGGCGCCGCGCCGTACTTCGCGCCCGGCGCGTTCCACGACATCCCGCTGCGCGCCATCATCCCGCTGAACGTCACGAACCTGCTCGTGCCGGGCCGCGCCGCGAGCAGCACCTTCGAGGCGCAGTCCAGCATCCGCGTGCAGCAGAACTGCCACTCCATGGGCGAGGCCGCCGGGATCGCCGCCGCCTGGGCCGCGCGGGACCACGCCGGAGAAGTCCGCGCGGTCAGCCCGGACGACCTGCGCGCCGAACTGACCGCGCGCGGCGCCCTGGTCTAA
- a CDS encoding DUF3208 domain-containing protein — translation MLWRVSISEPAPGGRAAVRLLQGYVWHPQDADIDLETFLPHELDLPAPDEHGEQEGAHVLWDSVNPPFAFFENGEPTASQAFYQFTVLRVYEPRPDNDSLHADAQAASGLLGPLLEGTPDGVGWQLWEDLRDL, via the coding sequence ATGCTGTGGCGCGTGAGCATCAGTGAACCCGCCCCCGGTGGCCGCGCGGCCGTGCGGCTCCTTCAGGGGTACGTGTGGCACCCGCAGGACGCCGACATCGACCTGGAGACGTTCCTGCCGCATGAACTCGATCTGCCCGCGCCGGACGAGCACGGCGAGCAGGAGGGCGCGCACGTCCTGTGGGACAGCGTGAACCCGCCGTTCGCGTTCTTCGAGAACGGCGAGCCGACCGCGTCGCAGGCGTTCTACCAGTTCACGGTGCTGCGCGTATACGAGCCGCGCCCCGACAACGACTCGCTGCACGCGGACGCCCAGGCGGCCAGCGGGCTGCTCGGGCCGCTGCTGGAGGGCACCCCGGACGGCGTGGGCTGGCAGCTGTGGGAGGACCTGCGTGATCTCTGA